In one Rugosibacter aromaticivorans genomic region, the following are encoded:
- the nadC gene encoding carboxylating nicotinate-nucleotide diphosphorylase: METLQNPLTLAAEIERNVLAALAEDIGGGDLTALLTPADRRSQGMVVCREDAVLAGSDWFNACFNRLDPTAVIRWTAHDGNRISSGQTLCQIEANTRALLTAERAALNFVQLLSATATVTRAYVEAVSGTRARIVDTRKTLPGLRLAQKYAVTCGGGTNHRLGLYDGILIKENHIIAAGGVVPALERARAIAHGDVFIQIEVETLAQLREALDAGARLILLDNMSLVQMHEAVALTAGRAQLEASGGVNLKTVRSIAETGVDRISIGSLTKDVRAIDLSLRHSEG, encoded by the coding sequence GCTGCGCTGGCTGAAGATATTGGCGGCGGTGATTTAACCGCATTGCTCACCCCGGCTGATCGGCGTTCACAAGGCATGGTTGTCTGCCGTGAAGATGCTGTACTCGCGGGCAGTGATTGGTTCAACGCCTGCTTTAATCGGTTAGACCCAACGGCCGTTATTCGCTGGACAGCGCACGATGGGAATCGCATCAGCTCGGGGCAAACACTCTGCCAGATAGAAGCGAATACGCGCGCGTTATTGACCGCAGAGCGTGCGGCACTTAACTTTGTGCAACTGCTCTCGGCGACCGCAACGGTTACACGTGCGTATGTTGAGGCGGTGAGCGGAACACGCGCACGTATTGTGGATACCCGCAAAACCTTGCCTGGTTTGCGCCTGGCGCAAAAGTATGCGGTGACGTGTGGCGGGGGAACGAATCATCGGCTCGGCCTCTACGATGGGATATTGATCAAGGAAAATCACATTATCGCCGCAGGTGGCGTGGTGCCGGCGCTAGAACGCGCTCGCGCCATTGCCCACGGGGACGTCTTTATTCAGATTGAGGTCGAAACACTGGCACAGCTGCGCGAAGCATTAGATGCGGGTGCACGGCTGATTTTGCTGGACAACATGAGCCTCGTGCAAATGCATGAAGCAGTGGCCTTAACCGCTGGCCGCGCACAACTGGAAGCATCTGGTGGCGTCAATCTTAAAACGGTGCGCAGTATTGCTGAAACCGGCGTTGACCGCATCTCTATTGGCAGCTTGACCAAAGACGTGCGTGCGATTGACCTTTCTTTGCGGCACAGCGAAGGTTGA
- a CDS encoding DUF2726 domain-containing protein has protein sequence MANVVQQDQQKELDYLVCLKDFTIVAVIELDDSSHAREDRQKSDADKDIALLGAGYKIIRWSAQSLPDIEMIRKTFHD, from the coding sequence TTGGCAAACGTGGTTCAACAAGATCAGCAGAAAGAGCTCGACTATCTGGTTTGCCTCAAGGACTTCACGATAGTGGCCGTGATAGAACTGGACGATTCCAGCCATGCCCGGGAAGACAGACAAAAATCCGATGCCGACAAAGACATTGCACTTCTGGGCGCGGGATACAAAATCATTCGCTGGTCCGCGCAGTCCCTGCCTGACATCGAAATGATTCGAAAAACCTTTCACGACTAA